In Oryza sativa Japonica Group chromosome 3, ASM3414082v1, one DNA window encodes the following:
- the LOC4332901 gene encoding sugar transporter ERD6-like 16, with protein sequence MGIVRAAEDVEGAVVAGAAGGGGGGGGGEVTAPLLLRQHKQGRGDEEKIQNDAGGDGGGRRGGGGGGSMSMLMLSTAVAVCGSFEFGTCVGYSAPTQSGIVDEVGLSISQFALFGSVLTIGAMIGAVTSGRLADFLGRKMTMRISATICIFGWLSLHLAKGVIMLYFGRILLGFSTGILSYVVPVFIAEIAPKNLRGGLATSNQLLICSGSSATYIIGALVAWRNLVLVGIVPCVLLLTGLLFIPESPRWLANVGREKEFHASLQMLRGEDADVSEEAVEIKEYIESLHRFPKARVQDLFLRKNIYAVTVGVGLMIFQQLGGINGVGFYASSIFTSAGFSGKLGTILIGIIQIPITLFGAILMDKSGRRVLLMVSASGTFLGCFLTGISFYLKAQGLFSEWVPELALTGILVYIGAYSIGMGPVPWVVMSEIFSIDMKAIGGSLVTLVSWLGSFAISYSFSFLMDWSSAGTFFMFSAASLITILFVVMVVPETKGRTLEEIQDSLIDSRSRLRDP encoded by the exons ATGGGGATAGTGAGAGCCGCGGAGGATGTGGAGGGCGCGGTGGTGGCCGgagccgcgggcggcggcggcggaggcggaggcggcgaggtgacggcgccgctgctcctccgGCAGCACAAGCAGGGGCGGGGCGATGAGGAGAAGATCCAGAATGAtgcgggcggcgatggcgggggtcggcgcggaggaggaggaggagggtccATGTCGATGCTGATgctctccaccgccgtcgccgtgtgCGGCTCCTTCGAGTTCGGCACCTGC GTGGGTTATTCTGCACCCACTCAGTCAGGGATTGTGGATGAAGTTGGACTGTCCATTTCGCAG TTTGCACTATTCGGATCTGTACTGACGATTGGGGCAATGATTGGTGCTGTCACTAGTGGTCGCTTAGCAGATTTTCTTGGACGTAAAATG ACAATGCGGATATCAGCTACTATTTGCATTTTTGGATGGCTTTCTTTGCATTTGGCTAAG GGTGTTATCATGCTCTACTTTGGAAGGATATTGTTGGGCTTTAGTACTGGGATTCTTTCTTATGTG GTGCCTGTGTTCATCGCTGAAATAGCACCAAAGAATCTCAGGGGAGGCCTTGCAACTTCAAACCAG TTGCTGATCTGTTCTGGGAGTTCAGCTACATACATAATTGGCGCCCTGGTTGCATGGCGTAATCTTGTGTTAGTAG GTATAGTACCATGTGTTTTGCTATTAACAGGACTTCTCTTCATTCCAGAGTCACCAAGATGGCTG GCTAACGTTGGAAGGGAGAAAGAATTTCATGCCTCATTGCAAATGCTACGGGGAGAGGATGCTGACGTTTCTGAAGAGGCCGTCGAGATTAAA GAGTATATTGAATCACTCCATAGGTTCCCAAAGGCCAGGGTTCAAGATTTGTTTCTCAGAAAAAATATATACGCTGTCACT GTGGGTGTTGGCTTGATGATATTTCAGCAATTAGGAGGGATAAATGGTGTAGGCTTTTATGCAAGCTCTATCTTCACTTCTGCAG GTTTCTCTGGAAAACTTGGAACCATCTTGATTGGCATTATTCAG ATTCCTATTACATTGTTCGGAGCCATTCTAATGGATAAGAGTGGAAGACGGGTTCTTCTAATG GTCTCGGCATCCGGAACATTTTTGGGCTGCTTTCTGACAGGAATATCCTTCTACCTAAAG GCACAAGGGCTATTCTCAGAATGGGTTCCTGAATTGGCTCTTACCGGTATACTG GTTTATATTGGAGCATACTCGATTGGAATGGGCCCTGTCCCTTGGGTTGTCATGTCTGAG ATATTCTCGATTGACATGAAAGCAATCGGTGGAAGCTTGGTGACACTAGTTAGTTGGTTAGGTTCCTTCGCGATTTCTTACTCGTTCAGCTTCCTCATGGACTGGAGTTCTGCAG GGACCTTCTTCATGTTCTCCGCGGCGAGCTTGATCACCATCCTGTTCGTGGTGATGGTCGTGCCTGAAACCAAAGGGAGGACGCTCGAGGAGATTCAGGACTCGCTCATCGACTCCAGATCAAGATTGAGGGATCCATAG
- the LOC4332902 gene encoding pentatricopeptide repeat-containing protein At5g18950, whose amino-acid sequence MLRPVRHSVQRLCSTSTSAAAAAADANNPPPATFLAAAATAAANILGAARYESRLLSLLPGDLLFHPACVRLTLSHLLPSPDPSLRFLRFLSSHLPAAPDAAPAEPEHEHEHEPPLLPGVDGFLIQLWPPDAADAAEVLASRLGIHPSLRALNFAMRSALRAARPDLVFRLFSAFSSSPDFPGDAATVAFLVRACSAEGRPLDGLRLLRDGARRGVPPQLDAVADLVAAFSAAANFGKVSETLHLMIAAGSVPDTVIYQRIIHGLFAHKMGSEALRVFNEIKLRGYNVDAVTYTTAIDGLCKMGCIDEARQIWNEMVDKGMEPNEYAYCSLVAYYCKAGDFEMARKVYDEMLGKGLKESTVSCNILVTGFCTHGRVDEALGMFEEMVKKGIEHDVITYNILIQGLCKAGRLSEAIQVYEQLLSSGLEPSVSTFTPLIDTMCEEGQVDAAVELLKVMHAKGLEPLARINDSIINGFCKARRPEDGMAWLAGMLKKNLKPREHTFNSLVELLSSSGRVDDALLVLNTMFKIGHELGSLACTMLVEQLCTGKLCYSHELENILVANK is encoded by the coding sequence atgCTGCGGCCGGTGCGTCATTCCGTGCAGCGCCtctgctccacctccacctccgccgccgccgctgctgccgacgCCAACaacccgccgccggccaccttcctggccgcggccgccacggccgcggcgAACATCCTCGGCGCGGCGCGCTACGAGTCCCGCCTCCTCTCGCTCctccccggcgacctcctctTCCACCCGGCCTGCGTCCGCCTCACCCTCTCCCACCTCCTGCCTTCCCCTGACCCCTCCCTCCGCTTCCTGCGCTTCCTCTCCTCGCACCTCCCCGCCGCCCCCGACGCCGCACCGGCGGAGCCCGAGCACGAGCACGAGCacgagccgccgctcctccccggcgTGGACGGCTTCCTGATCCAGCTCTggccgcccgacgccgccgacgccgccgaggtgCTCGCCTCACGCCTCGGCATCCACCCCTCCCTCCGCGCCCTCAACTTCGCGATGCGCTccgccctccgcgccgcgcgccccgaCCTCGTCTTCCGCCTCTTCTCCGCGTTCTCATCCTCCCCGGACTTCCCGGGCGACGCCGCCACCGTGGCCTTCCTCGTGCGCGCCTGCTCCGCCGAGGGCCGTCCGCTCgacggcctccgcctcctccgcgacgGGGCTCGCCGCGGCGTCCCTCCCCAGCTTGACGCCGTTGCGGATCTCGTCgcggccttctccgccgccgccaacttcGGCAAGGTGTCCGAGACGCTCCACCTCATGATCGCCGCGGGAAGTGTCCCAGATACGGTCATCTACCAGCGCATTATCCACGGGCTTTTCGCGCACAAGATGGGAAGCGAGGCCCTGCGAGTCTTCAACGAGATCAAGCTGCGGGGCTACAACGTCGATGCGGTCACATACACAACGGCGATCGACGGATTGTGCAAGATGGGCTGCATAGACGAAGCGCGGCAAATCTGGAATGAGATGGTGGACAAAGGAATGGAGCCTAACGAGTATGCCTACTGCTCTCTGGTGGCCTACTATTGTAAAGCTGGTGATTTCGAGATGGCTCGCAAGGTGTATGATGAAATGCTCGGGAAGGGTTTAAAGGAGAGTACAGTCAGCTGTAACATTTTGGTCACAGGGTTTTGTACCCATGGGAGGGTGGACGAAGCGCTTGGGATGTTTGAGGAAATGGTTAAAAAGGGGATTGAGCATGATGTGATTACTTACAACATATTGATTCAGGGCTTATGCAAGGCTGGGAGGTTGAGTGAGGCAATACAGGTGTACGAGCAGCTACTGTCATCTGGTTTGGAGCCAAGTGTGTCAACCTTCACGCCGCTCATTGACACCATGTGTGAGGAAGGACAGGTTGATGCTGCAGTTGAATTGCTTAAGGTGATGCATGCTAAGGGCTTGGAACCGTTAGCGCGGATCAATGATAGTATCATAAATGGGTTCTGTAAAGCCAGGAGACCTGAGGACGGCATGGCATGGTTGGCAGGCATGTTAAAGAAGAATCTGAAACCTCGGGAACATACATTTAATTCCCTGGTAGAATTGCTGAGCTCCTCTGGGCGGGTGGATGATGCACTGTTAGTCCTAAATACAATGTTCAAAATTGGACATGAACTAGGAAGCTTGGCTTGTACTATGCTTGTCGAACAGCTATGCACAGGAAAGTTATGTTACTCTCATGAGTTGGAGAATATTTTGGTGGCGAACAAGTAG
- the LOC4332903 gene encoding serine/arginine-rich SC35-like splicing factor SCL28, with the protein MAGYRSRSRSYSPQPRRRYSRSPPRYKRYDDPRDRYPRGGGGGGGGGEGPRRGYGRPPAPTGLLVRNISLTARPEDIRIPFEQFGPVKDVYLPRNFHTRELRGFGFVKFRYPEDAAVAKQELNHQVIGGREISIVFAEENRKTPQEMRMRTRTSGRYMDGSHRRRSVSRSPRSRYHSYSPSPSPARRDYRDHRDDYSPGESLSPHGQDKRHHRSNGRSASPDELERHVSPSNNGHGPPVDGKS; encoded by the exons atggccgggtaccggagccggagccggagctaCAGCCCGCAGCCGCGCCGGAGGTACAGCCGGAGCCCCCCGCGGTACAAGCGGTACGATGACCCGCGCGACCGCTATCctcgcggcggaggtggaggtggaggtggaggcgaaggGCCCCGCCGCGGGTATGGCCGGCCGCCTGCGCCGACCGGGCTCCTCGTCCGCAACATCTCGCTCACCGCAAG GCCTGAAGATATTCGTATTCCGTTTGAGCAATTTGGCCCTGTAAAGGATGTCTACCTTCCAAGAAATTTCCatacaag GGAATTACGTGGCTTTGGGTTTGTAAAATTCCGCTATCCAGAAGATGCTGCAGTGGCCAAGCAAGAATTGAATCATCAAGTTATTGGTGGACGAGAGATTTCAATAGTTTTTGCCGAGGAGAACAGAAAAACCCCACAAGAAATGCGGATGAGGACAAGAACAAG TGGAAGATACATGGATGGTAGCCACAGAAGGCGGTCAGTATCAAGATCTCCAAGGTCTCGTTACCATT CTTATTCACCTTCACCCTCTCCAGCTAGACGTGACTACAG GGATCACCGTGATGATTATTCACCTGGGGAATCACTCTCTCCACATGGTCAGGACAAGCGGCACCACAGATCAAATGGTCGATCTGCTAGCCCAGATGAGCTCGAGCGTCATGTATCTCCATCCAATAATGGACATGGTCCTCCAGTTGATGGGAAAAGCTGA